One genomic window of Ornithorhynchus anatinus isolate Pmale09 chromosome 10, mOrnAna1.pri.v4, whole genome shotgun sequence includes the following:
- the CD37 gene encoding leukocyte antigen CD37 isoform X3, translating to MDGKEETLLSPPSQASTMSPKAGNGCLSLTKYFLFVFNLFFFVLGGLLFCFGLWILFDRNSFASFLGVSYSPLRAWSFALSASGILTMLLGFLGCLGALKEIRCLLGCYFGVLLLLFTAQITLGVLIYTQRGRLKAKVGEVVVDLIENYQQNPGKERGGEENWDYVQFQLHCCGWASPQDWTRNPGLRSNSSAPHVPCSCRNSTEIHANVTVDSTAVLVGPGAPVAPIPSGFCPGDVAVYREGCARSVHAWLNNNLISIVGVCLGIALLELGVMALSMFLCRNLDHNYNKLARYS from the exons aTGGACGGCAAAGAGGAGACCCTTCTGAGCCCTCCTTctcag GCATCCACCATGTCGCCAAAGGCCGGGAACGGGTGTCTCAGCCTCACGAAATATTTCCTCTTCGTGTTCAATCTCTTCTTCTTC GTCCTCGGCGGACTCCTCTTCTGCTTCGGGCTGTGGATTCTCTTCGACCGGAACAGCTTTGCCTCCTTCTTGG GTGTGTCGTACTCCCCGCTCCGTGCGTGGTCCTTCGCGCTTTCAGCCTCCGGGATCCTGACGATGCTGCTCGGCTTCCTGGGCTGCCTTGGTGCCCTCAAAGAGATCCGCTGCCTGTTGGGCTGC TATTTTGGGGTCCTGCTCCTCCTTTTCACAGCCCAGATCACCCTGGGAGTCTTGATCTACACCCAGCGTGGCCGC CTAAAGGCCAAAGTGGGCGAGGTGGTGGTGGACTTAATCGAGAACTACCAGCAGAATCCAGGAAAAGAACGGGGTGGTGAGGAGAACTGGGATTATGTCCAATTCCAG CTCCACTGCTGTGGCTGGGCCTCCCCTCAGGACTGGACTCGGAACCCGGGTCTGCGTTCCAACAGCTCTGCCCCCCACGTTCCCTGCTCCTGCCGCAACAGCACCGAGATCCACGCCAATGTGACGGTTGACTCCACGGCTGTACTGgttggccccggggccccggtggCCCCCATCCCCTCTGGCTTCTGCCCCGGAGATGTGGCTGTCTACAGGGAG GGCTGTGCCCGCAGCGTCCACGCATGGCTCAACAACAACCTCATCTCCATCGTTGGCGTCTGCCTGGGCATCGCACTGCTCGAG ctcGGGGTTATGGCCCTCTCGATGTTCCTGTGCAGGAACCTGGATCACAACTACAACAAGCTCGCGCGATACTCCTAG
- the CD37 gene encoding leukocyte antigen CD37 isoform X1, producing the protein MDGKEETLLSPPSQASTMSPKAGNGCLSLTKYFLFVFNLFFFVLGGLLFCFGLWILFDRNSFASFLGVSYSPLRAWSFALSASGILTMLLGFLGCLGALKEIRCLLGCYFGVLLLLFTAQITLGVLIYTQRGRLKAKVGEVVVDLIENYQQNPGKERGGEENWDYVQFQLHCCGWASPQDWTRNPGLRSNSSAPHVPCSCRNSTEIHANVTVDSTAVLVGPGAPVAPIPSGFCPGDVAVYREGCARSVHAWLNNNLISIVGVCLGIALLEVLSAGLTWVLSQQARPWGALRTMLGEGSEGPVGQLVGLVSLAGRGASLQERWAHLPTIPRIPQISRAPPRLPRISPRLHVVELGSWKTKRKGTLN; encoded by the exons aTGGACGGCAAAGAGGAGACCCTTCTGAGCCCTCCTTctcag GCATCCACCATGTCGCCAAAGGCCGGGAACGGGTGTCTCAGCCTCACGAAATATTTCCTCTTCGTGTTCAATCTCTTCTTCTTC GTCCTCGGCGGACTCCTCTTCTGCTTCGGGCTGTGGATTCTCTTCGACCGGAACAGCTTTGCCTCCTTCTTGG GTGTGTCGTACTCCCCGCTCCGTGCGTGGTCCTTCGCGCTTTCAGCCTCCGGGATCCTGACGATGCTGCTCGGCTTCCTGGGCTGCCTTGGTGCCCTCAAAGAGATCCGCTGCCTGTTGGGCTGC TATTTTGGGGTCCTGCTCCTCCTTTTCACAGCCCAGATCACCCTGGGAGTCTTGATCTACACCCAGCGTGGCCGC CTAAAGGCCAAAGTGGGCGAGGTGGTGGTGGACTTAATCGAGAACTACCAGCAGAATCCAGGAAAAGAACGGGGTGGTGAGGAGAACTGGGATTATGTCCAATTCCAG CTCCACTGCTGTGGCTGGGCCTCCCCTCAGGACTGGACTCGGAACCCGGGTCTGCGTTCCAACAGCTCTGCCCCCCACGTTCCCTGCTCCTGCCGCAACAGCACCGAGATCCACGCCAATGTGACGGTTGACTCCACGGCTGTACTGgttggccccggggccccggtggCCCCCATCCCCTCTGGCTTCTGCCCCGGAGATGTGGCTGTCTACAGGGAG GGCTGTGCCCGCAGCGTCCACGCATGGCTCAACAACAACCTCATCTCCATCGTTGGCGTCTGCCTGGGCATCGCACTGCTCGAG GTGCTCTCGGCGGGGCTGACCTGGGTGCTCAGCCAGCAGGCCCGGCCCTGGGGGGCCCTGAGAACCATGCTGGGGGAGGGGTCCGAGGGGCCCGTGGGGCAGCTGGTGGGGCTGGTGTCCTTGGCGGGCCGCGGGGCCTCACTGCAGGAGCGCTGGGCCCACCTGCCCACCATCCCCAGGATCCCGCAGATCTCCCGGGCTCCTCCCCGCCTGCCCCGCATCTCCCCCCGCCTCCACGTAGTGGAGCTGGGCTCCTGGAAGACTAAGAGGAAGGGTACCCTCAATTAA
- the CD37 gene encoding leukocyte antigen CD37 isoform X2: MSPKAGNGCLSLTKYFLFVFNLFFFVLGGLLFCFGLWILFDRNSFASFLGVSYSPLRAWSFALSASGILTMLLGFLGCLGALKEIRCLLGCYFGVLLLLFTAQITLGVLIYTQRGRLKAKVGEVVVDLIENYQQNPGKERGGEENWDYVQFQLHCCGWASPQDWTRNPGLRSNSSAPHVPCSCRNSTEIHANVTVDSTAVLVGPGAPVAPIPSGFCPGDVAVYREGCARSVHAWLNNNLISIVGVCLGIALLEVLSAGLTWVLSQQARPWGALRTMLGEGSEGPVGQLVGLVSLAGRGASLQERWAHLPTIPRIPQISRAPPRLPRISPRLHVVELGSWKTKRKGTLN, translated from the exons ATGTCGCCAAAGGCCGGGAACGGGTGTCTCAGCCTCACGAAATATTTCCTCTTCGTGTTCAATCTCTTCTTCTTC GTCCTCGGCGGACTCCTCTTCTGCTTCGGGCTGTGGATTCTCTTCGACCGGAACAGCTTTGCCTCCTTCTTGG GTGTGTCGTACTCCCCGCTCCGTGCGTGGTCCTTCGCGCTTTCAGCCTCCGGGATCCTGACGATGCTGCTCGGCTTCCTGGGCTGCCTTGGTGCCCTCAAAGAGATCCGCTGCCTGTTGGGCTGC TATTTTGGGGTCCTGCTCCTCCTTTTCACAGCCCAGATCACCCTGGGAGTCTTGATCTACACCCAGCGTGGCCGC CTAAAGGCCAAAGTGGGCGAGGTGGTGGTGGACTTAATCGAGAACTACCAGCAGAATCCAGGAAAAGAACGGGGTGGTGAGGAGAACTGGGATTATGTCCAATTCCAG CTCCACTGCTGTGGCTGGGCCTCCCCTCAGGACTGGACTCGGAACCCGGGTCTGCGTTCCAACAGCTCTGCCCCCCACGTTCCCTGCTCCTGCCGCAACAGCACCGAGATCCACGCCAATGTGACGGTTGACTCCACGGCTGTACTGgttggccccggggccccggtggCCCCCATCCCCTCTGGCTTCTGCCCCGGAGATGTGGCTGTCTACAGGGAG GGCTGTGCCCGCAGCGTCCACGCATGGCTCAACAACAACCTCATCTCCATCGTTGGCGTCTGCCTGGGCATCGCACTGCTCGAG GTGCTCTCGGCGGGGCTGACCTGGGTGCTCAGCCAGCAGGCCCGGCCCTGGGGGGCCCTGAGAACCATGCTGGGGGAGGGGTCCGAGGGGCCCGTGGGGCAGCTGGTGGGGCTGGTGTCCTTGGCGGGCCGCGGGGCCTCACTGCAGGAGCGCTGGGCCCACCTGCCCACCATCCCCAGGATCCCGCAGATCTCCCGGGCTCCTCCCCGCCTGCCCCGCATCTCCCCCCGCCTCCACGTAGTGGAGCTGGGCTCCTGGAAGACTAAGAGGAAGGGTACCCTCAATTAA
- the TEAD2 gene encoding transcriptional enhancer factor TEF-4 isoform X1, which translates to MGEPNGWAGGKVESEEGAAEDEGCPEPDAEGVWSPDIELSFQEALAIYPPCGRRKIILSDEGKMYGRNELIARYIKLRTGKTRTRKQVSSHIQVLARRKSREIQSKLKTLNVDQVAKDKALQSLSAMSSAQLIAAPVLAPPTPPNPGPHASEFFQFWPGPGSQPLSGQDGKQFPLMPAPCPTLMLPPTPMDLPGYDSSPPGGLSPSPGTCSSPGWQGRVLGTPRLQLVEFSAFVEVPDGAGAVQRHLFVHISQDSSGAGDTPLESVDVRQIYDKFPEKKGGLRELYERGPPNAFFLVKFWADLNSGQSEEPGRFYGVTSLYESPEDMTVTCSSKVCSFGKQVVEKVETERARPENGRFVFQLRRSPMCEYLVNFVHKLQQLPERYMMNSVLENFTILQVVTNRDTQELLLCTAYVFEVSTSEHGAQHHIYRLIKD; encoded by the exons ATGGGGGAGCCCAATGGTTGGGCCGGGGGCAAGGTGGAGAGCGAAGAGGGGGCCGCGGAGGATGAGGGATGTCCGGAGCCCGACGCGGAGGGCGTGTGGAGCCCAGACATCGAGCTGAGCTTCCAGGAGGCCCTGGCCATCTACCCACCATGTGGGCGTCGCAAGATCATCCTCTCGGACGAGGGCAAGATGTACG GTCGGAACGAGTTGATCGCCCGATATATCAAGCTTCGGACAGGAAAGACACGGACCCGGAAGCAG GTCTCCAGTCACATCCAGGTTCTGGCTCGGCGAAAATCCCGGGAGATACAGTCCAAACTCAAG ACCCTGAATGTG GACCAGGTGGCCAAGGACAAGGCCCTGCAGAGTCTGTCGGCCATGTCATCTGCCCAACTCATTGCGGCCCCGGTGCTGGCCCCCCCGacgccccccaaccccggcccccat gcctccGAATTTTTCCAGTTCTGGCCGGGACCAGGCAGCCAGCCCCTATCTGGGCAGGA CGGGAAGCAGTTCCCCCTGATGCCGGCGCCATGCCCCACCTTGATGCTGCCTCCAACCCCTATGGACCTCCCAG GATATGACTCCTCCCCTCCCGGTGgcctgtccccctccccgggcaCGTGCTCTTCCCCGGGCTGGCAAGGCCGGGTGCTGGGCACTCCCAGGTTGCAGCTGGTAGAGTTTTCCGCCTTCGTGGAGGTGCCCGATGGGGCTGGAGCT gttcaGCGGCACCTGTTTGTCCACATCAGCCAGGACAGCTCGGGTGCCGGGGACACACCCCTGGAGAGCGTGGACGTGCGGCAGATCTATGACAAGTTCccggagaagaaaggggggctgcGGGAGCTGTATGAGCGGGGCCCCCCCAATGCCTTCTTCCTGGTCAAGTTCTGG GCGGACCTGAACTCGGGGCAGTCAGAGGAGCCGGGCAGGTTTTATGGGGTGACCAGCCTGTACGAGAGTCCCGAAGACATGACAGTCACCTGCTCCTCTAAGGTCTGCTCCTTCGGCAAGCAGGTGGTGGAGAAGGTGGAG ACAGAGCGGGCACGGCCGGAGAACGGACGCTTCGTGTTCCAGCTGCGGCGTTCGCCCATGTGCGAGTACCTGGTCAACTTCGTCCACAAGCTGCAGCAACTGCCCGAGCGTTACATGATGAACAGCGTCCTGGAGAACTTCACCATCCTGCAG GTTGTGACCAACCGAGACACTCAAGAGCTGCTGCTCTGCACGGCCTACGTGTTCGAGGTCTCCACCAGCGAACACGGGGCTCAGCACCACATTTACCGGCTCATCAAGGACTGA
- the TEAD2 gene encoding transcriptional enhancer factor TEF-4 isoform X2 — protein sequence MGEPNGWAGGKVESEEGAAEDEGCPEPDAEGVWSPDIELSFQEALAIYPPCGRRKIILSDEGKMYGRNELIARYIKLRTGKTRTRKQVSSHIQVLARRKSREIQSKLKTLNVDQVAKDKALQSLSAMSSAQLIAAPVLAPPTPPNPGPHASEFFQFWPGPGSQPLSGQDGKQFPLMPAPCPTLMLPPTPMDLPGYDSSPPGGLSPSPGTCSSPGWQGRVLGTPRLQLVEFSAFVEVPDGAGAVQRHLFVHISQDSSGAGDTPLESVDVRQIYDKFPEKKGGLRELYERGPPNAFFLVKFWADLNSGQSEEPGRFYGVTSLYESPEDMTVTCSSKVCSFGKQVVEKVESGHGRRTDASCSSCGVRPCASTWSTSSTSCSNCPSVT from the exons ATGGGGGAGCCCAATGGTTGGGCCGGGGGCAAGGTGGAGAGCGAAGAGGGGGCCGCGGAGGATGAGGGATGTCCGGAGCCCGACGCGGAGGGCGTGTGGAGCCCAGACATCGAGCTGAGCTTCCAGGAGGCCCTGGCCATCTACCCACCATGTGGGCGTCGCAAGATCATCCTCTCGGACGAGGGCAAGATGTACG GTCGGAACGAGTTGATCGCCCGATATATCAAGCTTCGGACAGGAAAGACACGGACCCGGAAGCAG GTCTCCAGTCACATCCAGGTTCTGGCTCGGCGAAAATCCCGGGAGATACAGTCCAAACTCAAG ACCCTGAATGTG GACCAGGTGGCCAAGGACAAGGCCCTGCAGAGTCTGTCGGCCATGTCATCTGCCCAACTCATTGCGGCCCCGGTGCTGGCCCCCCCGacgccccccaaccccggcccccat gcctccGAATTTTTCCAGTTCTGGCCGGGACCAGGCAGCCAGCCCCTATCTGGGCAGGA CGGGAAGCAGTTCCCCCTGATGCCGGCGCCATGCCCCACCTTGATGCTGCCTCCAACCCCTATGGACCTCCCAG GATATGACTCCTCCCCTCCCGGTGgcctgtccccctccccgggcaCGTGCTCTTCCCCGGGCTGGCAAGGCCGGGTGCTGGGCACTCCCAGGTTGCAGCTGGTAGAGTTTTCCGCCTTCGTGGAGGTGCCCGATGGGGCTGGAGCT gttcaGCGGCACCTGTTTGTCCACATCAGCCAGGACAGCTCGGGTGCCGGGGACACACCCCTGGAGAGCGTGGACGTGCGGCAGATCTATGACAAGTTCccggagaagaaaggggggctgcGGGAGCTGTATGAGCGGGGCCCCCCCAATGCCTTCTTCCTGGTCAAGTTCTGG GCGGACCTGAACTCGGGGCAGTCAGAGGAGCCGGGCAGGTTTTATGGGGTGACCAGCCTGTACGAGAGTCCCGAAGACATGACAGTCACCTGCTCCTCTAAGGTCTGCTCCTTCGGCAAGCAGGTGGTGGAGAAGGTGGAG AGCGGGCACGGCCGGAGAACGGACGCTTCGTGTTCCAGCTGCGGCGTTCGCCCATGTGCGAGTACCTGGTCAACTTCGTCCACAAGCTGCAGCAACTGCCCGAGCGTTACATGA